GGAAGGCATAAAAAAAGGCTTCTTTTTTCAAAAGATGCTCAAGATTGGTTAAAAATTCATATATAATAACTCCGGCGGGTAAAAACACGCGATGACCATCAAAAGGTGCATGATCAATGCTCGGTGCATCGATTCCAACCCCTTTTATTTTCTGCTCAACTAAGTACTGAGCAGCTTCCCCAGATAAACCTGCATAATGCTTAAAATAATCTTCATGACCATATCGAATGCTGTCCTTAGTATAAAATAAAACAATATCATTTGGGAAAACCGTAATTCCCTGCTCGTTGATTGTTCTCTGCAGTTCTTCTTTTGACAGACTCTCCCCCGGTTTAAAATGACTTATATCAATTATCAGGCACCTTCCACAAAATCGATCAACCGGTATTTTTTCGACCGACAGCCCATTTTTAACAAAATGAGATGGAACATCAAGATGAGTACCAGTATGTTCAACCATAAAAAAAGCCGTTGTAGCATTGGGGTGAAGATCAAGGGTGGTCCAGGAAAAAAAAGTAGGTGATGGTTGCCCAGGAAAAACCGGTGATCCATTGTAGACTGGTAGGGTTAAATCAATCCAGGTGGTATTTTTATTTGATAACATTCGTTCCCTCCCTAATTATTATTTTATCTTAAATTGATGTAACATATTTTTTTCCATTTTCAATGTGATCCATTAATAAATAATAACCAACCATATGCCTCCAGGGTATAAATCGTTTAAAAAAATCTTGACTTTCATCATCAGAAACCGGCTGACCTTTTTTATAATAATGACTGATGGCTTTACGCAATCCCAAGTCACCGTGAGCAACTATATCATTCCAAGCTAAACCCATAGTTAGAATATATTGAGCGCTCCACAGACCTATTCCTTTCAGAGTCATAATCTTTTTTATGCTTAATTGCTTCGATTGGGGGAATAGGGATTGTACTTGAAAGCTTCCCTCAACTAAGCATTGAGCCAAATTGTGTATTGCTTTCGCTTTGTTCATCGAAATCCCGACCAAGCGAATATCATCGATTGATAATTCAAACAAATCATGAGCAGTTGGAAAAGCTCGAAAAACCATCCCATCATATTGAATTGGACCACGGCCAAAATGATTCACAAAACGTTCACGAATTTTGGTTGCTGCTTTAACTGATATTTGTTGTTCTAAAATCGCGATTACTGCACTTTCAAAAAAACTGCGGTTGTGAAATATTCTGGTTCCATAATACTGATTCACGATTCGATTCATTACCGGATCAGTTTGAACCGACTGATAAAAGCTTTTCAGATCATCTCGAAAAGAAAACAAGTGCGAAAAATTGGGAATGGAATCAAATTCTGAAGGAGTAGTTATCAGGAGAATGGGTTGATCTGATGTTCCCAGTTCCTCAATCTTCGTTAG
This is a stretch of genomic DNA from Candidatus Atribacteria bacterium ADurb.Bin276. It encodes these proteins:
- the kynB_4 gene encoding Kynurenine formamidase, giving the protein MLSNKNTTWIDLTLPVYNGSPVFPGQPSPTFFSWTTLDLHPNATTAFFMVEHTGTHLDVPSHFVKNGLSVEKIPVDRFCGRCLIIDISHFKPGESLSKEELQRTINEQGITVFPNDIVLFYTKDSIRYGHEDYFKHYAGLSGEAAQYLVEQKIKGVGIDAPSIDHAPFDGHRVFLPAGVIIYEFLTNLEHLLKKEAFFYAFPLKFNNCTGSPIRAVAQVKDR
- the alkA gene encoding DNA-3-methyladenine glycosylase encodes the protein MQFTLEPPAPFTLKHLKRVCASRSDSSCLWMNDALYMVFVNINDVPILTKIEELGTSDQPILLITTPSEFDSIPNFSHLFSFRDDLKSFYQSVQTDPVMNRIVNQYYGTRIFHNRSFFESAVIAILEQQISVKAATKIRERFVNHFGRGPIQYDGMVFRAFPTAHDLFELSIDDIRLVGISMNKAKAIHNLAQCLVEGSFQVQSLFPQSKQLSIKKIMTLKGIGLWSAQYILTMGLAWNDIVAHGDLGLRKAISHYYKKGQPVSDDESQDFFKRFIPWRHMVGYYLLMDHIENGKKYVTSI